From the genome of Thiovibrio frasassiensis:
ATACCCACGGCAGTGCGCCCGTATTCCTTCAGGGTGTGGATAACGCTCAGGATCGGCGGCGGACCGTAATAGCCGGTGAAGGCATGATCGGAGGCATCGACAATCTTGGCCCCGGCCATGGCCGCGGAGACGATGCGGCCGATGTCGTTGCCGTCGGTGTTATGGCCATGGTAGTGGATGATCATCTCGGGATACTTCTGGAGAATCGCATCCACCAGCTCGCCGATCCGCTTGGGGGAACCGAGGCCGCCGTGGTTCTTGATACAGAGGAGCATTTCCTCCCCGGTAACGTCAAGAATCTCCTGGACCTTCTTCACATAAAATTCGTTGGTGTGCTCGGGACCGGTGGAAAAACAGATGCACGGCTCAAGGATCTTACCGGCAGCCTGCACCTCTTCAAAAACCGCCTGCATGTTGGGCACGTGGTTCATGAAGTCGAACACCCGCCAAACGTCGACGTATTTGGCAAATTCCTTGACCACGAAACGGATCACGTTCTGCGGATAGGGGCGGTAACCGAAAAGATTGATCCCGCGGCACAGGGTCTGGAACATGGTATTGGGCATCTTTTCCCGCAAGAGTTCCAGCTTGAGAAAAGGATCCACCTGCTTGCGGAGGATATCCACATGCACCGAAGCGCCGCCGGTGATCTCGAGAGAGAAATAACCTGCCTCCTCGCGGGAAGGCGCGGCCAGCAGATCGGTGTGCAGCAGGATTCTGTTCTTGTAATCCGACTGCGACATATCCCGGGCGGTATTGGTAATATAATACCCGTCCGCTTGCCGCATACTCTTGAGTACCTCAGTGATACTCATACCTTGAACAATGCGTTCCATGACGACTCCTATCTAGTGCTGCAGTTGGACCAAAAGCGCTTTGCGCCCTTTCGGAGCAACAAGTAATTTTTAACCTTAGACGGCGTAGGGGTTTTCCCCTTTGTAATGAATCTCGGCGATGAGATGGGCCAGCTTGTTGCCTTCGCTGACTTGGTCCTCATAGTTGATCAGGTGCGAATGGGTTTCAATAAAGGAGGTGTCGAAATCGCCCTTCTTGAAATCCGGGTCCTGCACCAGATTCACATAATAGGGAATCGTGGTTTTCGGGCCGGTGATCACAAAGTTGTTCAGGCAGCGAAGCAGCCTGTCCACGGTTTCACTCCAGGAAAAACCGAACACGGTCATCTTGACCAGGAGCGAATCATAGACCTTGGGGATGGTGAAGCCCTGGTAGACGAACCCATCCAACCGCACGCCGTAGCCGCCCGGTGAACGATAGACGGAAACGGTCTTGCCGCCCTCCGGCATGAAGTTGTTCTGCGGGTCCTCGGCGTTGATCCGCATCTCCACGGCAAACCCACGGATATGTACGTCATCCTGGGTAAAGGAAAGGTTCTTGCCCAGGGCCAGCTTGATCTGGGTCCGGACGATGTCGATGCCGGTGACCATTTCGGTAACCGTGTGCTCCACCTGCACCCGGGTATTGATCTCCATGAAATAAAACTTCCAATCCCGGTCAACAAGGAACTCCACGGTACCCGCGTTCACATAATGCGAGGCCTTGGCCGCCGTCACCGCGGTTTCGCAAATCTTGTCAACCAGAGCCTTATCCTGGATCAGCGAGGGGGCGATCTCCACCAGCTTCTGGTTCCGCCGCTGGATCGAGCAATCCCGGGAGCCCAGATGCACGGTATTGCCGTCCTTGTCGGCAATGATCTGGACCTCGACATGCTTGGGATTGATCACTGCTTTTTCAAGAAAGACCGCGTCATTGTTAAAGGCAGACTTTGCCTCCGCTCTGGCCATGGGGAGTTCGGCCCGCAACTGCTTTTCGTTTTCCACCCGCCGGATGCCGCGCCCACCCCCACCGGCGGTGGCTTTCAGCATAACCGGATAGCCGTATTTATCGGCAAAATCGATGGCTTCCCGGAGACCGGCATCACCGGCGGACAGATTGTCCGTGCCGGGCACCATGGGGATCCCGGCATCCAGCATGATCCGCCGGGCCGTCACCTTATCGCCCAAGGCCTGGATAACATCGGAGGGCGGGCCGATGAAAATAATCCCGTTGTGCTCACAAGCCTTGGCAAAATCAGGGTTTTCCGCCAAAAATCCGTACCCCGGATGAATGGCATCAGCCCCAGATTTTTTGGCGACCCCGATGACCTTTTCGATGTTCAGGTAATCACAACGGGGACCATCGCCAATCCAGATGGCCTCATCCGCCGTACGGATGTGCAGCGCATCCTTGTCCGGCGTTTCATAAATAGCCACGGCAATATGCCCAAGCTCTTGCACCGCCCGAATGATCCGCAGGGCAATTTCACCTCGGTTGGCTATCAAGATCTTCTTCTTCAACGAATCACCTCATTATTAAGACAATTTTCAGGCCAAACCCAACGAGTCGGCCCGTAATTATGAAAT
Proteins encoded in this window:
- a CDS encoding acetyl-CoA carboxylase biotin carboxylase subunit, which gives rise to MKKKILIANRGEIALRIIRAVQELGHIAVAIYETPDKDALHIRTADEAIWIGDGPRCDYLNIEKVIGVAKKSGADAIHPGYGFLAENPDFAKACEHNGIIFIGPPSDVIQALGDKVTARRIMLDAGIPMVPGTDNLSAGDAGLREAIDFADKYGYPVMLKATAGGGGRGIRRVENEKQLRAELPMARAEAKSAFNNDAVFLEKAVINPKHVEVQIIADKDGNTVHLGSRDCSIQRRNQKLVEIAPSLIQDKALVDKICETAVTAAKASHYVNAGTVEFLVDRDWKFYFMEINTRVQVEHTVTEMVTGIDIVRTQIKLALGKNLSFTQDDVHIRGFAVEMRINAEDPQNNFMPEGGKTVSVYRSPGGYGVRLDGFVYQGFTIPKVYDSLLVKMTVFGFSWSETVDRLLRCLNNFVITGPKTTIPYYVNLVQDPDFKKGDFDTSFIETHSHLINYEDQVSEGNKLAHLIAEIHYKGENPYAV